A single genomic interval of Rhodopseudomonas palustris harbors:
- a CDS encoding thermonuclease family protein codes for MRRLIVMVLGLSLAAPALAAEAVVKDGDTLQLGDKVFRLEGVDAPELDQRCVNQFADPSACGLEAREALVKLIGGRSVTCRDLGPDPVFKGRRLGTCAIAGEADSLSRRLVQDGFALNAAASGKDRFAGDETKAKDERKGLWQGCFVAPNDFRRWDKDAPLRGAACREDKHSELIEAMFPDQPAMLPGCTIKGKLARRARITGNVGVYQLRGCPSYASLTKPNRWFCSEDDARAAGYRKAYNCRIKLTP; via the coding sequence ATGCGTCGACTGATCGTGATGGTGCTGGGGCTGTCGCTGGCAGCGCCGGCCTTGGCCGCGGAAGCGGTGGTGAAGGACGGCGACACCCTGCAGCTCGGTGACAAGGTCTTCCGGCTGGAAGGGGTCGATGCGCCCGAGCTCGATCAGCGCTGCGTCAACCAGTTCGCCGATCCATCGGCCTGCGGCCTCGAAGCCCGCGAAGCGCTGGTCAAGCTGATCGGCGGCCGCAGCGTCACCTGCCGCGATCTCGGGCCGGACCCGGTCTTCAAGGGGCGCCGGCTCGGCACCTGCGCGATTGCCGGCGAGGCCGACAGCCTCAGCCGCCGGCTGGTGCAGGACGGCTTCGCCCTCAATGCCGCCGCCAGCGGCAAGGATCGTTTTGCCGGCGATGAGACCAAGGCCAAAGACGAGCGCAAGGGGCTGTGGCAGGGCTGCTTCGTCGCGCCGAACGATTTCCGGCGTTGGGACAAAGACGCCCCGTTGCGCGGTGCCGCCTGCCGCGAGGACAAACACAGCGAGCTGATCGAGGCGATGTTTCCCGATCAGCCGGCGATGCTGCCGGGCTGCACCATCAAGGGCAAGCTGGCACGCCGCGCCCGCATCACCGGCAATGTCGGCGTGTATCAGCTGCGCGGCTGCCCGAGTTACGCCAGCCTGACCAAGCCGAACCGCTGGTTCTGCTCGGAAGACGATGCCCGCGCAGCTGGCTACCGGAAGGCCTACAACTGCCGGATCAAGCTGACGCCGTAA
- a CDS encoding PaaI family thioesterase yields the protein MSDQSIPDPVMSFDDKARMIQNRRSIHGAIIGLQLDRYAPAEAWSSLPYHPVFVGDVSTGVIHGGVVTAMLDESCGMAVQLALPGTTAIATLDLRIDYLRPATPGQVMRAHAHCYHLTRSIAFVRATAYQDAEDVPIATATAMFMVGANRTDMLRQTPKVTMDSAPELVAPEDPDGGPLAISPYPRFLGIRVDGDAQAMMPYAPKLVGNPILPALHGGVIGAFLETAAIVSVRREIGLATAPKPIGLTVNYLRSGRPLDTFAKVSIVKQGRRVVAFEAQAYQRDPAEPIASCYGHFKLRSGPAA from the coding sequence ATGTCCGACCAATCGATCCCTGATCCGGTAATGTCGTTCGACGACAAAGCGCGGATGATTCAGAACCGCCGTTCGATCCACGGCGCCATCATCGGCCTGCAGCTCGACCGCTACGCACCCGCGGAAGCGTGGAGCAGCCTGCCCTATCACCCGGTATTCGTCGGCGACGTTTCGACCGGCGTGATCCATGGCGGGGTCGTCACCGCGATGCTCGACGAGAGCTGCGGCATGGCGGTGCAGCTCGCGCTGCCCGGCACCACCGCGATCGCCACGCTCGACCTGCGGATCGATTACTTGCGACCGGCGACACCCGGACAGGTGATGCGCGCGCACGCGCATTGCTATCACCTCACCCGTTCGATCGCGTTCGTCCGCGCGACTGCGTATCAGGACGCCGAGGACGTTCCGATCGCCACCGCCACCGCGATGTTCATGGTCGGCGCCAACCGCACCGATATGCTGCGGCAGACGCCGAAGGTGACGATGGACTCCGCGCCCGAGCTGGTTGCCCCCGAAGATCCGGACGGCGGACCGCTCGCGATCAGTCCCTATCCACGCTTCCTCGGCATCCGCGTCGATGGCGATGCCCAGGCGATGATGCCATACGCCCCCAAACTGGTCGGCAATCCGATCCTGCCGGCGCTGCATGGCGGCGTGATCGGGGCGTTCTTAGAGACCGCCGCGATCGTCAGCGTGCGCCGTGAGATCGGACTTGCTACGGCGCCGAAGCCGATCGGGCTCACCGTGAACTATCTGCGTTCGGGCCGGCCGCTCGACACCTTCGCCAAGGTCTCGATCGTCAAGCAGGGCCGCCGGGTGGTTGCGTTCGAAGCGCAGGCCTATCAGCGCGATCCGGCCGAGCCGATCGCGTCGTGCTACGGCCACTTCAAGCTGCGCTCCGGCCCGGCGGCGTAA
- a CDS encoding GGDEF domain-containing protein, protein MTANSKIANAVYIEFVRLLYTARWPIVVVGCAMLTTGLAVAWQTRDVVMAVIGLTGMAVTLGRLALCFAFDHAVAKHPLDVETAKQWERRLAVGVISTGVCVGAFAVRCFLLSDLAAHMIAGGLVFGYCAGTTTRFSIRPWIVQASLVVSVTPAVAAALWNFDLLHVAQAVLFLLFALGGLELIDYIHATTAEQLTLRAEATRLARADALTNLPNRRHLVEHFNELAKRLARHGESFAVISLDLDFFKEANDRFGHAAGDEILRIVAGRMTELLADDDLAARIGGDEFVVVQANVSDAAEADDLGRRIVAALSEPYAIAGEAVMLGASFGRAWAPADGVTLDELLHKADEALYAVKRNRPGRVREVASGADHVPLVPAIDTLPEHDQTAPAMRPTNADAG, encoded by the coding sequence ATGACCGCGAACAGCAAGATCGCGAACGCCGTCTACATCGAATTCGTTCGGTTGCTGTACACCGCGCGCTGGCCCATCGTTGTGGTGGGCTGTGCGATGCTGACCACCGGCCTCGCGGTCGCCTGGCAGACCCGCGACGTGGTGATGGCGGTGATCGGACTCACCGGCATGGCCGTGACGCTGGGACGGCTCGCGTTGTGTTTCGCGTTCGACCACGCGGTCGCAAAACACCCACTCGATGTCGAGACCGCGAAGCAATGGGAACGCCGTCTCGCTGTCGGCGTGATCTCGACCGGCGTCTGCGTCGGTGCCTTCGCGGTGCGTTGCTTCCTGCTGTCAGATCTGGCGGCGCATATGATTGCCGGCGGTCTGGTGTTCGGCTATTGCGCCGGCACCACCACGCGATTTTCGATCCGGCCATGGATCGTGCAGGCCTCGCTAGTGGTCTCAGTGACTCCGGCGGTCGCGGCGGCGCTGTGGAATTTCGACCTTCTGCACGTGGCTCAGGCGGTGTTGTTCCTGCTGTTCGCCTTGGGCGGCCTCGAACTGATCGACTACATCCACGCCACCACCGCCGAGCAACTCACGCTACGCGCCGAAGCAACCCGGCTCGCCCGTGCCGACGCGCTGACAAACCTGCCGAACCGGCGGCATCTGGTCGAACATTTCAACGAACTCGCCAAGCGCCTGGCCCGCCATGGCGAGAGCTTCGCAGTGATCAGCCTCGATCTCGATTTCTTCAAGGAGGCCAACGACCGGTTCGGCCACGCGGCCGGCGATGAGATCCTGCGCATCGTCGCCGGACGGATGACCGAGCTGCTGGCCGACGATGACCTCGCGGCGCGGATCGGCGGCGACGAATTCGTCGTCGTGCAGGCCAACGTCTCGGATGCGGCAGAAGCGGACGACCTCGGCCGCCGCATCGTCGCGGCGCTGTCGGAGCCTTATGCGATCGCCGGCGAAGCAGTGATGCTCGGCGCCAGCTTCGGCCGCGCGTGGGCGCCGGCCGATGGCGTCACGCTGGACGAGTTGCTGCACAAGGCCGATGAGGCGTTGTATGCGGTGAAACGCAATCGGCCCGGCCGGGTCCGCGAGGTCGCCTCCGGCGCTGATCATGTGCCGCTGGTGCCGGCGATCGACACCCTGCCGGAGCACGACCAGACGGCCCCGGCGATGCGACCGACTAACGCCGACGCCGGCTGA
- a CDS encoding acetate/propionate family kinase yields MSDVLLVLNAGSSSIKFALYEAHTEPTADHLICEGGIGSLGHRPHFKVVNSDGSTRYDTYLPEGTSHDDAMAVLIGWIETTFPEHRLSAVGHRVVHGGALFDGPVDVTPEVIAQLRAFDRLAPLHQPHNVSAIEALAKLHPSLTQIACFDTAFHHRLPEVATAFALPRELTEQGVRRYGFHGLSYEYIAGRLPDVAGQAVADGRVVVAHLGAGASMCAMLRCRSIATTMGFTALDGLMMGSRCGELDPGVVLYLLEEKSMTPREIEDLLYRESGLLGVSGISDDMRTLLASDDPHACEAIELFVYRIARELGSLAAALGGLDALVFTGGIGEHASEIRRRVCEQAAWLGVTLDPDANASLSGAGRISAPDSKVSAWAIPTDEDLMIARHVWRLADGGR; encoded by the coding sequence ATGAGCGACGTACTGCTGGTCCTCAATGCGGGGTCTTCGAGTATCAAATTTGCGCTGTATGAAGCGCACACCGAACCGACTGCCGATCATCTGATCTGCGAAGGCGGCATCGGCAGCCTTGGTCACCGGCCGCATTTCAAGGTGGTGAACAGCGACGGCTCGACGCGTTACGATACCTACCTGCCGGAAGGCACCAGCCACGACGACGCGATGGCGGTGCTGATCGGCTGGATCGAAACGACGTTTCCCGAGCACCGGCTGAGTGCGGTCGGCCATCGCGTAGTTCATGGCGGCGCGCTGTTCGACGGACCGGTGGACGTGACGCCTGAAGTGATCGCCCAGCTTCGCGCCTTCGATAGGCTGGCGCCGTTGCACCAGCCGCACAACGTGTCGGCGATCGAGGCGCTGGCCAAGTTGCATCCGTCGCTGACCCAGATCGCGTGTTTCGATACAGCGTTCCATCATCGTCTCCCTGAGGTCGCCACCGCCTTCGCGTTGCCGCGCGAGCTGACCGAACAGGGCGTCCGCCGCTACGGCTTTCACGGGCTTTCCTACGAGTACATTGCGGGCCGGCTGCCGGACGTCGCCGGACAGGCGGTCGCCGATGGTCGGGTGGTGGTGGCGCATCTCGGCGCCGGCGCCAGCATGTGTGCGATGCTGAGATGCCGCAGCATCGCCACCACGATGGGTTTCACCGCGCTCGACGGCCTGATGATGGGCAGCCGTTGCGGTGAGCTCGATCCGGGTGTGGTGCTGTATCTGCTCGAAGAGAAGAGCATGACGCCGCGCGAGATCGAAGATCTGCTGTATCGCGAGTCCGGCCTGCTCGGCGTCTCCGGCATCAGCGACGACATGCGCACGCTGCTGGCGAGCGACGATCCGCACGCCTGCGAGGCGATCGAATTGTTCGTCTATCGGATCGCCCGCGAGCTCGGCTCGCTCGCCGCCGCGCTCGGCGGGCTCGACGCACTGGTGTTCACCGGCGGCATCGGCGAGCATGCCTCGGAAATTCGGCGCCGTGTGTGTGAGCAGGCGGCCTGGCTCGGCGTGACGCTCGATCCGGATGCCAATGCGAGCCTGTCGGGGGCGGGGCGGATCAGCGCGCCGGACAGCAAGGTGTCGGCCTGGGCGATCCCGACCGATGAAGATCTGATGATCGCTCGCCATGTCTGGCGGCTTGCCGACGGCGGGCGCTGA
- a CDS encoding bifunctional enoyl-CoA hydratase/phosphate acetyltransferase has protein sequence MEQIQNRTFDEIEVGDTASLVRTLTYRDIEVFAVMSGDVNPMHVDAAFAKSDMFHQVVAHGMWGGALISTLLGTQLPGPGTIYLDQSLRFARPVLLGDTVTVTVTVKEKNAAKKRLLLDCRATNQRGEEVITGLAEVIAPVEKISRPRVLLPEIDLNRTAQRYERLIEMTRGLQPIRTAVVHPVDSASLLGAVEAAREGLIVPVLVGPEAKIRAAAAQAAVDLAGYEIVAVEHSAAAAEAGVAMARAGEVEAVMKGALHTDELMHAVVDRTRGLRTARRISHVYAIDAPDYPRALLVTDAAINIYPTLADKRDIIQNAIDLAHALGIAEPRVAILSAVETVTESIRSTLDAAALCKMAERGQIKGGILDGPLAFDNAVSEEAAKTKGIVSQVAGRADIFVVPDLEAGNMLAKQLEYLAHARVAGIVLGARVPIILTSRADKTLARLGSCAIALLLARHNTAAPPRVSGGAA, from the coding sequence ATGGAGCAGATCCAAAACCGTACCTTCGATGAGATCGAGGTCGGTGACACCGCCAGTCTGGTTCGCACGCTGACCTATCGCGACATCGAGGTGTTCGCGGTGATGTCCGGCGACGTCAACCCGATGCATGTCGACGCGGCGTTCGCCAAGAGCGACATGTTCCATCAGGTGGTGGCGCACGGCATGTGGGGCGGGGCGCTGATCTCGACTCTTCTCGGCACGCAATTGCCCGGACCCGGCACGATCTATCTCGATCAATCGCTGAGGTTCGCAAGGCCCGTGCTGCTCGGCGACACCGTGACCGTCACGGTCACGGTCAAAGAGAAGAACGCGGCCAAGAAACGCCTGCTGCTGGATTGCCGCGCTACCAATCAGCGCGGCGAAGAGGTGATCACCGGCCTCGCCGAAGTGATCGCGCCGGTCGAGAAGATCTCGCGGCCGCGGGTGCTGCTGCCGGAAATTGATCTCAATCGCACCGCGCAGCGCTACGAGCGGCTGATCGAAATGACGCGCGGGCTGCAGCCGATCCGCACCGCGGTGGTGCACCCGGTGGATTCCGCCTCGCTGCTCGGCGCTGTCGAGGCGGCGCGTGAGGGGCTGATCGTGCCGGTCCTGGTCGGACCGGAAGCCAAGATCCGCGCCGCCGCCGCCCAGGCCGCGGTGGATCTTGCCGGCTACGAGATCGTTGCGGTCGAGCACAGCGCGGCCGCTGCCGAAGCCGGGGTGGCGATGGCGCGGGCCGGCGAGGTCGAGGCGGTGATGAAAGGCGCGCTGCACACCGACGAGCTGATGCACGCGGTGGTCGATCGTACCCGCGGTCTCCGTACCGCGCGTCGTATCAGCCACGTCTATGCGATTGACGCACCGGACTATCCCCGCGCGCTGCTGGTCACTGACGCGGCGATCAACATCTACCCGACGCTCGCTGACAAGCGCGACATCATCCAGAACGCGATCGATCTGGCGCATGCGCTGGGGATCGCCGAGCCGCGGGTGGCGATCCTGTCGGCGGTCGAAACCGTCACCGAGAGCATCCGCTCGACGCTCGATGCCGCCGCATTGTGCAAGATGGCCGAGCGCGGCCAGATCAAAGGTGGCATCCTCGACGGGCCTCTCGCCTTCGACAACGCGGTGTCGGAAGAGGCTGCCAAGACCAAGGGTATCGTTTCGCAGGTGGCGGGGCGTGCCGACATCTTCGTGGTGCCGGACCTCGAGGCCGGCAACATGCTCGCCAAGCAGCTCGAATATCTGGCACATGCCCGCGTTGCCGGGATCGTGCTCGGCGCGCGGGTGCCGATCATCCTGACCAGCCGCGCCGACAAGACGCTGGCGCGGCTCGGGTCTTGCGCGATCGCACTGCTGCTCGCTCGCCACAACACCGCGGCGCCGCCGCGCGTTTCCGGAGGTGCCGCATGA
- the fabI gene encoding enoyl-ACP reductase FabI, producing the protein MNLQGKKGLVVGIANDQSIAFGCARAFRDAGAELAVTYLNDKAAPHVVPLAEQLGCPIVVPCDVREPGQLEAVFERISQQWGRLDFLLHSIAFAPKEDLHGRVVDCSQAGFAMAMDVSCHSFIRMAKLAEPLMPDGGCLLTVSFYGSEKVVEDYNLMGPVKAALESSVRYIAAELAPKKIRVHALSPGPLMTRAASGIARFDELLERTRARLPAHQLVSIEDVGAVAAFLVGDSARSLTGNIEYIDAGYHVIG; encoded by the coding sequence ATGAACTTGCAGGGTAAGAAGGGTCTGGTCGTCGGCATTGCCAACGATCAGAGCATCGCATTCGGTTGCGCGCGCGCGTTTCGCGACGCCGGCGCCGAACTCGCCGTCACCTATCTCAACGACAAGGCCGCGCCTCACGTTGTCCCGCTCGCCGAACAGCTCGGCTGTCCGATCGTGGTGCCGTGCGACGTGCGCGAGCCTGGCCAGCTCGAAGCCGTGTTCGAACGGATATCCCAGCAATGGGGCCGGCTCGATTTCCTGCTGCATTCGATCGCGTTCGCGCCGAAGGAAGATCTCCACGGCCGCGTGGTCGATTGCTCGCAGGCCGGCTTTGCGATGGCGATGGACGTGTCGTGTCATTCGTTCATCCGCATGGCCAAGCTCGCCGAGCCGCTGATGCCGGACGGCGGCTGCCTGCTCACCGTGTCGTTCTACGGCTCGGAGAAAGTGGTCGAAGACTACAACCTGATGGGTCCGGTGAAGGCGGCGCTGGAAAGCTCGGTGCGCTACATCGCGGCCGAACTGGCGCCGAAAAAGATCCGCGTTCATGCGCTGTCCCCGGGGCCACTGATGACGCGCGCCGCGTCGGGCATCGCGCGGTTCGACGAACTCCTGGAGCGCACCCGCGCCCGGCTGCCGGCGCATCAGCTCGTCAGCATCGAGGATGTTGGCGCGGTCGCCGCTTTTCTGGTCGGTGACAGCGCGCGGTCGCTAACCGGCAATATCGAGTACATCGACGCCGGTTATCATGTGATCGGCTGA
- a CDS encoding ADP-polyphosphate phosphotransferase, with protein MKIKTKQFRVGEGEKVDLGKWPTKVDPFYESKEHYHELLRTQVERLSDLQQLLYASNRHAVLLIFQAMDAAGKDGVIRHVLSGINPQGCQVFSFKHPSATELQHDFLWRTTRDLPERGRIGVFNRSYYEEVLIVRVHPDILQSEAVPNGENFGKSFWHKRYRSIRNLEQHLHANGTRIVKFFLHLSKDEQRKRFLARIDEPEKNWKFSAADLEERQYWDDYMDAYEKCLSETSSEDSPWYAVPADDKENARLIVSQVIAETMESLKMSYPETTPARRKELLQMRQQLLK; from the coding sequence ATGAAGATCAAGACCAAGCAGTTCCGGGTCGGGGAAGGCGAGAAAGTCGACCTCGGCAAATGGCCCACCAAGGTCGATCCGTTCTATGAATCCAAAGAGCATTACCATGAATTGCTCCGCACCCAGGTCGAACGGCTGAGCGATCTGCAGCAGTTGCTCTACGCCAGTAACCGCCACGCCGTGCTGCTGATCTTTCAGGCGATGGACGCCGCCGGCAAGGATGGGGTGATCCGGCATGTGCTGTCGGGGATCAATCCGCAGGGCTGCCAGGTGTTCAGCTTCAAGCACCCCAGCGCCACCGAGCTGCAGCACGACTTTCTGTGGCGGACCACCCGGGATCTCCCCGAGCGTGGCCGGATCGGCGTCTTCAACCGGTCCTACTACGAGGAAGTGCTGATTGTCCGGGTTCACCCGGACATCCTTCAGAGCGAGGCGGTGCCGAACGGCGAGAATTTCGGCAAATCGTTTTGGCACAAACGCTATCGTTCGATCCGCAATCTGGAGCAGCATCTGCACGCCAACGGTACCCGGATTGTCAAATTTTTCCTCCACCTGTCGAAGGACGAACAGCGCAAGCGCTTCCTGGCGCGGATCGACGAGCCGGAGAAGAACTGGAAGTTCAGTGCTGCCGATCTCGAAGAGCGTCAGTACTGGGACGACTATATGGATGCTTACGAGAAGTGCCTCAGCGAAACCTCCAGTGAGGACTCTCCGTGGTACGCCGTTCCGGCGGATGACAAGGAGAATGCGCGACTGATCGTCTCGCAGGTGATCGCCGAGACGATGGAATCGCTCAAAATGAGCTATCCGGAGACCACGCCCGCCCGGCGCAAAGAGCTATTACAGATGCGCCAGCAATTGTTGAAGTGA
- a CDS encoding BA14K family protein — protein MMTTRILPAAALVLGSIAVASVPASAAPLMVGAAAQPAPVTTQQVQWRHHHHGWHGGGGWHGHRGGGYYRHGGYGWGPAIGGLAAGAIIGGAIANSQAQAGAVDADAYCSQRFRSYDPASGTYLGYDGRRHACP, from the coding sequence ATGATGACAACGCGTATCCTTCCCGCGGCCGCGCTAGTGCTGGGCTCGATTGCCGTGGCGTCCGTTCCGGCGTCGGCCGCTCCGTTGATGGTGGGCGCTGCCGCCCAGCCGGCACCGGTAACTACACAGCAGGTGCAGTGGCGCCATCATCATCACGGCTGGCATGGCGGTGGCGGTTGGCATGGCCACCGCGGCGGCGGTTACTATCGGCACGGTGGCTATGGCTGGGGCCCGGCGATCGGCGGCCTCGCGGCCGGTGCGATCATCGGCGGCGCGATCGCCAACAGCCAGGCGCAAGCCGGCGCGGTCGACGCCGACGCGTACTGCTCGCAGCGTTTCCGCTCGTATGACCCGGCCTCGGGCACGTATCTCGGCTACGATGGCCGGCGTCACGCCTGCCCATAA
- a CDS encoding Do family serine endopeptidase: MEGDHFDHVSAQTEAHIRKVLRPRRLSLLASAAGLSMVVALGGAGFLTREMPSLTSPAYAAENGKPAPAGFGDLVDKVKPAVISVRVKIDDDRQTTPLVRDDGDGDQMQMPRGLAPFQQFERQFGFRGPEGMPKRHQMITGEGSGFFITADGYAVTNNHVVDHAKSVQVTTDDGTIYTAKVVGTDDKTDLALIKVDGKTDFPHVNFADAPARVGDWVIAVGNPFGLGGTVTAGIVSARGRDIGSGPYDDYVQIDAPINKGNSGGPAFDTNGNVIGVNTAIYSPSGGSVGIGFDIPAATAKLVVSQLKDKGYVTRGWLGVQVQPVTAEIADSLGMKQARGALVDSPQDGSPAAKAGIKAGDVITAVDGKEVKDSRALARTISTLAPGSSVKLDVLHNGQSKTMDLTLAEMPGDHQKVADSSGDRDATRPYLGLRVAPASDVDGAGKNGVVVTGVDPDGPAADKGLRTGDIILDVGGKAVTNTGDVRNALTQAGKDGKKTVLMRVKTADSAARFVAVPIAKG; this comes from the coding sequence ATGGAAGGCGACCATTTCGACCACGTATCAGCTCAAACCGAGGCTCACATCCGCAAGGTGTTGAGGCCGCGGCGTCTCTCGCTGTTGGCTTCCGCTGCCGGCTTGAGCATGGTGGTGGCGCTCGGCGGCGCCGGATTTCTCACCCGCGAGATGCCGTCGCTGACGTCGCCGGCCTATGCGGCTGAAAACGGCAAGCCGGCGCCCGCCGGGTTCGGCGATCTGGTCGACAAGGTCAAGCCGGCAGTGATTTCGGTGCGGGTCAAGATCGACGACGATCGCCAGACCACGCCGCTGGTGCGTGACGATGGTGACGGCGATCAGATGCAGATGCCGCGGGGCCTTGCACCGTTCCAGCAGTTCGAGCGTCAGTTCGGCTTCCGCGGTCCTGAAGGCATGCCGAAGCGGCACCAGATGATCACCGGCGAAGGCTCCGGCTTCTTCATCACCGCCGACGGCTACGCGGTCACCAATAATCACGTGGTCGATCACGCCAAGTCGGTGCAGGTGACGACCGACGACGGCACTATCTACACCGCCAAGGTCGTCGGCACCGACGACAAGACCGATCTGGCGCTGATCAAGGTCGACGGCAAAACCGATTTTCCGCACGTCAATTTCGCCGATGCGCCGGCGCGCGTCGGCGATTGGGTGATCGCTGTCGGCAATCCGTTCGGCCTCGGCGGCACGGTGACGGCGGGCATCGTCTCGGCGCGCGGCCGTGACATCGGTTCGGGCCCCTATGACGACTACGTGCAGATCGACGCGCCGATCAACAAGGGCAATTCCGGCGGTCCGGCGTTCGACACCAATGGCAATGTGATCGGCGTCAACACCGCGATCTATTCGCCATCGGGCGGCTCGGTCGGCATCGGCTTCGATATCCCGGCGGCGACCGCGAAGCTGGTGGTGTCGCAGCTCAAGGACAAGGGCTACGTCACCCGCGGCTGGCTCGGCGTGCAGGTGCAGCCGGTCACGGCGGAGATCGCCGACAGTCTCGGCATGAAGCAGGCGCGCGGCGCTCTGGTCGACAGTCCGCAGGACGGCAGCCCGGCCGCGAAGGCGGGCATCAAGGCCGGCGACGTGATCACGGCGGTCGACGGCAAGGAGGTCAAGGACTCCCGCGCGCTCGCCCGCACCATCAGCACGCTGGCGCCGGGCTCCTCGGTGAAGCTTGACGTGCTGCACAACGGCCAGTCCAAGACGATGGATCTGACGCTTGCCGAAATGCCCGGTGATCATCAGAAGGTCGCCGACAGCAGCGGCGATCGTGACGCTACCCGTCCGTATCTCGGCCTGCGCGTGGCGCCGGCCAGCGACGTCGACGGTGCCGGCAAGAACGGGGTGGTCGTTACCGGCGTCGATCCGGACGGGCCGGCCGCCGACAAGGGCCTGCGCACCGGCGACATCATCCTCGACGTCGGCGGCAAGGCGGTGACCAATACCGGTGACGTCCGCAACGCGCTCACACAGGCCGGCAAGGACGGCAAGAAGACCGTGCTGATGCGGGTGAAGACGGCGGATTCGGCGGCACGCTTCGTCGCCGTGCCGATCGCGAAGGGCTGA
- a CDS encoding ABC transporter ATP-binding protein, protein MAPPSDSDPREPSPPLFQGRGLTKRFGSFVANQAIDLDIAGGEVHALLGENGAGKSTLVKLITGLLQPDDGRMIWRGTPIAFAGPAEARAYGIAAVSQHFALFDNLTVVENVALGLDRRISVGRLATELEQISQRYGLPLDPKREVWRLSVGERQRIEIVRALLQNPQLLILDEPTAVLTPAEADRLFDVLERLKADGRALLYISHKLDEVKRLAGVATILRAGRVVGSCDPRQESAASMARMMVGSDVTAPKQSSHSIGGPLLSVSGLTQRPDDPHGVTLRDIALEVRSGEIVGIAGVAGNGQDELFAALSGETQVAQSDVIHIAGEAAGSLSINQRRRLGAAFVPEQRLGHATVPTMSLSDNALLTGHATGALVKFGLVNRGAALALVDRVSEAFDVRKASRDPEAARLSGGNLQKFIVGREILRQPRLLIVDQPSWGLDAGAASAIRQALLDLAASGAAVLVISQDLDELIEIADRIAVMFHGRLSPPRPVSEIGRDQLGLLMGGSGWPTEVRDVAGA, encoded by the coding sequence ATGGCTCCCCCTTCTGATTCCGATCCGCGCGAGCCGTCGCCGCCGCTGTTTCAGGGGCGCGGGCTGACCAAGCGATTCGGAAGCTTTGTCGCCAATCAAGCGATCGATCTCGACATCGCCGGCGGCGAGGTCCACGCGTTGCTCGGTGAGAACGGCGCCGGCAAGTCGACGCTGGTGAAGCTGATCACCGGGCTGCTGCAGCCGGACGACGGCCGGATGATCTGGCGCGGGACGCCGATCGCGTTCGCGGGCCCGGCGGAAGCGCGAGCTTACGGCATCGCCGCGGTGTCGCAGCACTTCGCCCTGTTCGACAATCTCACCGTGGTCGAGAATGTCGCGCTTGGGCTCGATCGCCGCATCTCGGTCGGCAGGCTGGCGACGGAGCTGGAGCAGATCTCGCAGCGCTACGGCCTGCCGCTCGATCCCAAGCGCGAGGTATGGCGACTGTCGGTCGGCGAGCGGCAGCGCATCGAGATCGTCCGCGCGCTGCTGCAAAACCCGCAGCTTTTGATCCTCGACGAGCCCACCGCCGTGCTGACACCCGCGGAAGCCGATAGGCTGTTCGACGTGCTGGAACGGCTGAAGGCCGATGGCCGCGCGCTGCTGTACATCTCTCACAAGCTCGACGAGGTGAAGCGCCTCGCCGGCGTCGCCACCATCCTGCGCGCCGGCCGCGTCGTCGGCAGCTGCGACCCACGCCAGGAAAGCGCCGCCTCGATGGCCCGGATGATGGTCGGCAGCGACGTGACGGCGCCGAAGCAGTCCAGCCATTCGATCGGCGGCCCGTTGCTGAGCGTCAGCGGTCTGACGCAGCGTCCTGACGATCCGCATGGCGTGACGCTGCGCGACATCGCGCTGGAGGTGCGCAGCGGCGAGATCGTGGGTATCGCAGGCGTTGCCGGCAACGGCCAGGACGAGCTGTTCGCGGCGCTGTCCGGCGAGACGCAGGTCGCGCAATCGGACGTGATCCATATTGCCGGCGAGGCCGCCGGAAGCCTCTCGATCAACCAGCGGCGCCGGCTCGGCGCCGCTTTCGTGCCAGAACAACGGCTCGGCCACGCCACCGTGCCGACGATGAGCTTGTCTGACAACGCGCTGCTGACCGGACACGCGACCGGCGCGCTGGTGAAGTTCGGCCTGGTCAACCGCGGCGCTGCGCTGGCGCTGGTCGATCGGGTCAGCGAGGCCTTCGACGTACGCAAAGCCAGCCGAGATCCGGAGGCGGCGCGGCTGTCCGGCGGCAATCTCCAGAAATTCATCGTCGGACGCGAGATCCTGCGGCAGCCCCGTCTGCTGATCGTCGATCAGCCGAGTTGGGGGCTGGATGCCGGCGCCGCCAGCGCGATCCGCCAAGCACTGCTCGATCTCGCCGCAAGCGGCGCGGCAGTGCTGGTGATCAGCCAGGACCTCGATGAGCTGATCGAGATCGCCGATCGCATCGCGGTGATGTTTCACGGAAGGCTATCGCCGCCACGCCCCGTCAGCGAGATCGGCCGCGATCAGCTCGGGCTGTTGATGGGCGGCAGCGGCTGGCCGACGGAGGTGCGCGATGTCGCTGGTGCTTGA